A window of Bradyrhizobium sp. AZCC 1610 contains these coding sequences:
- a CDS encoding tellurite resistance TerB family protein — MFEAIKALIPNLFESARPQTAAKGHSSRLATAALLTRVATVHDEMSAGRRKKLYALLKAAFQLDDLTVAQLIDQSAEAARTAVDLYRFTRTLREVLDDEGRYQTVRMMWEIVYADGKPNEFEANIIWRTADLLEVSSRQRVALRQLVLADNAAVALMSATSEASRSSQL; from the coding sequence ATGTTCGAAGCGATTAAGGCGTTAATCCCAAATCTCTTTGAAAGTGCGAGACCGCAAACCGCGGCCAAAGGACACAGTAGCCGGCTCGCGACCGCGGCATTGCTCACGCGTGTGGCGACCGTTCACGACGAGATGTCCGCCGGGCGGCGGAAAAAGCTTTACGCTTTATTGAAAGCTGCCTTTCAACTCGACGATCTCACTGTCGCTCAATTGATCGACCAGTCGGCCGAGGCCGCTCGGACTGCGGTCGATCTCTATCGTTTCACCCGGACGCTTAGGGAAGTTCTCGACGACGAGGGCCGCTACCAGACCGTCCGAATGATGTGGGAGATAGTTTACGCTGACGGGAAGCCAAATGAATTTGAAGCGAATATCATTTGGCGTACGGCGGATCTGTTAGAAGTGTCATCGCGACAACGTGTCGCGCTTCGTCAACTGGTGCTGGCTGACAATGCCGCTGTGGCGCTGATGTCGGCGACTTCAGAAGCGAGCCGATCTTCTCAACTCTGA
- a CDS encoding Do family serine endopeptidase codes for MTDQRNSASSSHREQTRSLFSARKVVLMASVVTGLAVYGFSASPDRIDVFGSAAHAQAANAASGTTQQPLGFADVVERVKPSVISVKVTMKDKAADASNKDDTDEQGSPMERFFRQFGGPNGEFQNPGRNGRHGTMGQGSGFFISSDGYAVTNNHVVEGADKVEVTTDAGKTYTAKVIGTDPRTDLALIKVEGGSDFSFAKLSAGKARIGDWVLAVGNPFGLGGTVTAGIVSASGRDIGSGPYDDFIQIDAPVNKGNSGGPAFNMQGEVVGVNTAIYSPSGGSVGIAFSIPATTVKNVIAQLKDSGSVSRGWIGVQIQPVTQDIADGMGLKQAQGALVADPQKDGPAAKAGVEAGDVITAANGQSVKDARELARIIGGFAPGSTVKLDVLHKGKSKVVSLTLGQLPNAQQAKADSGADGKGSAHGTDVPHLGLTLAPAGKAVGASKEGVVIMKVDPKSAAADRGVKKGDVILEIAGKNVMKPGDVGDALEAARTEKKSSVLMRLRSGDASRYVAVPLANG; via the coding sequence ATGACGGACCAACGCAATTCTGCATCCTCCTCTCATCGGGAGCAGACGCGCTCCCTTTTCTCGGCACGAAAAGTGGTGTTGATGGCATCTGTGGTGACCGGGCTCGCGGTGTATGGCTTCAGCGCTTCGCCCGATCGCATTGATGTCTTTGGCAGCGCGGCCCATGCCCAGGCTGCTAACGCCGCATCGGGCACCACCCAGCAACCCCTCGGCTTTGCCGATGTGGTGGAGCGGGTGAAGCCGTCGGTGATCTCGGTCAAGGTCACGATGAAGGACAAGGCCGCTGACGCCAGCAACAAGGACGACACCGACGAGCAGGGTTCGCCTATGGAGCGCTTCTTTCGTCAGTTCGGCGGCCCGAACGGCGAATTCCAGAATCCCGGGCGCAACGGCCGGCATGGCACGATGGGACAAGGCTCCGGATTCTTCATTTCATCCGATGGATACGCGGTGACCAACAACCATGTCGTTGAGGGTGCCGACAAGGTCGAGGTAACGACGGACGCCGGAAAGACCTACACCGCAAAGGTCATCGGGACAGATCCCCGGACGGACCTTGCCTTGATCAAAGTCGAGGGCGGTTCAGATTTTTCATTTGCGAAGCTTTCTGCGGGCAAGGCCAGAATTGGTGATTGGGTACTTGCAGTCGGCAACCCGTTTGGCTTGGGTGGTACCGTAACCGCCGGCATCGTTTCGGCCAGCGGCCGTGACATCGGAAGCGGTCCTTACGACGATTTCATTCAGATCGACGCGCCTGTTAACAAGGGCAATTCGGGTGGCCCAGCTTTCAATATGCAGGGCGAGGTCGTCGGCGTAAACACGGCGATCTATTCGCCATCCGGCGGCAGCGTCGGCATCGCATTTTCGATCCCGGCAACGACTGTAAAGAACGTGATCGCTCAGCTGAAGGACAGCGGAAGCGTCAGCCGCGGTTGGATCGGTGTTCAGATTCAGCCGGTAACCCAGGATATCGCCGACGGCATGGGTTTGAAGCAAGCGCAGGGTGCGTTGGTAGCTGACCCCCAGAAGGATGGACCTGCAGCAAAGGCCGGCGTCGAGGCCGGCGACGTCATTACTGCGGCAAATGGCCAGTCGGTCAAGGATGCCCGTGAACTCGCTCGCATCATTGGGGGCTTCGCACCTGGTAGCACTGTCAAGCTGGACGTTCTGCACAAGGGCAAGAGCAAGGTCGTCAGTCTGACCCTTGGTCAACTGCCAAATGCTCAGCAAGCCAAGGCCGACAGTGGAGCCGATGGCAAAGGGTCGGCTCATGGTACCGACGTTCCGCATCTGGGTCTAACCCTTGCCCCTGCGGGCAAGGCAGTTGGCGCAAGCAAGGAAGGCGTCGTTATCATGAAGGTAGACCCGAAGAGCGCAGCTGCCGATCGCGGGGTCAAAAAGGGCGATGTGATTCTAGAGATTGCCGGGAAGAATGTTATGAAACCCGGCGACGTTGGCGACGCGCTTGAAGCTGCGCGCACCGAGAAGAAGAGCAGCGTGTTGATGCGCCTTCGCTCCGGCGACGCGTCCCGTTACGTCGCTGTGCCGCTCGCAAACGGCTAG
- a CDS encoding alkyl sulfatase dimerization domain-containing protein, with protein METSATTCARSKRYVAALRRCGEAAVVALGRKAFADGDYRWVVELVNKAVFANPNNAEARALQANALEQIGYQTESATWRNAYLMGALELRSGPKDPGVSTSGADTVRGMTNELLFDFVALRLNHEKTDGMKAAIETNSRTSLSEATCDDGNPRVARWSIS; from the coding sequence CTGGAAACTTCAGCCACAACCTGCGCGCGGTCCAAGCGCTACGTTGCGGCGTTGCGGCGATGCGGCGAGGCGGCGGTCGTGGCGCTGGGCCGCAAGGCCTTTGCCGACGGTGACTACCGCTGGGTGGTCGAACTGGTCAACAAGGCGGTCTTTGCCAACCCGAACAACGCCGAAGCGCGTGCGCTGCAGGCCAACGCGCTGGAACAGATCGGTTACCAGACCGAGTCGGCGACCTGGCGCAACGCCTACCTGATGGGCGCGCTCGAACTGCGCAGCGGACCGAAGGACCCAGGCGTCAGCACGAGCGGGGCGGACACGGTGCGCGGCATGACCAATGAACTGCTGTTCGACTTCGTCGCGCTGCGCCTGAACCACGAGAAGACCGACGGCATGAAGGCGGCAATAGAAACAAACAGCCGGACTAGTTTGTCCGAGGCGACGTGCGACGACGGTAATCCGCGGGTAGCTCGTTGGTCCATTTCTTGA
- a CDS encoding AraC family transcriptional regulator — protein MFEEMASYGISRAALIANTGIELAALDDPAARMTHQQKILLFRNVQRLSPHPGVGLFAGQRQRLSDFGVFGYALASSATLGDALAFGVKHVRLAGPVLEKSLRVEDGVAIFEGHDPFELGELLPLVSEFWFSSTHSVIGRVLERPFPSRRLLLPYPAPKHAPLYSEIFQCRVEFDAGTMQWHFDPTLLKERCPNANPITARMCADFCHRMLQSFNDDEPELVRTVRSACLDSVGGFPSVVDVAARINVSPRTLHRRLAESGNSYQAILDDVRRRLAEEYLRNTALSTEEIAARTGFSEASNFRKAFKKWTNELPADYRRRTSPRTN, from the coding sequence TTGTTCGAGGAGATGGCGTCTTACGGTATTTCGCGTGCGGCGCTGATTGCGAATACAGGCATCGAACTTGCCGCGCTGGACGATCCGGCGGCGCGCATGACCCATCAGCAGAAGATATTGCTTTTTCGCAATGTGCAACGCCTGTCGCCCCATCCTGGAGTCGGCCTGTTCGCCGGCCAGCGTCAGCGCCTTTCAGACTTTGGTGTGTTCGGCTATGCGCTCGCCTCCTCTGCCACTTTGGGCGACGCCCTTGCCTTCGGCGTCAAGCACGTTAGGCTTGCCGGGCCGGTGCTTGAGAAAAGCCTTCGCGTTGAAGACGGCGTGGCGATCTTCGAGGGCCACGATCCCTTTGAACTCGGTGAATTGTTGCCACTCGTCAGCGAATTCTGGTTTAGCTCGACACACAGCGTGATCGGACGCGTCCTGGAACGTCCCTTTCCTTCTCGACGATTGTTGTTGCCGTATCCAGCGCCAAAGCATGCTCCGCTTTATTCCGAAATATTCCAATGCAGGGTCGAGTTTGATGCCGGGACCATGCAATGGCATTTCGACCCAACACTTCTCAAGGAGAGGTGCCCAAATGCCAATCCGATAACCGCGCGGATGTGCGCGGACTTTTGCCATCGTATGCTGCAATCATTCAACGATGACGAACCGGAATTGGTCAGGACTGTCCGCTCGGCATGTCTTGACAGCGTCGGTGGCTTTCCAAGCGTCGTTGATGTGGCGGCACGCATTAATGTCTCCCCACGCACGTTGCACCGTCGGTTGGCCGAGTCCGGAAACAGCTATCAAGCCATTCTCGACGACGTGCGCCGCCGCCTAGCTGAGGAATATCTTCGCAATACCGCTCTGAGCACTGAAGAGATTGCAGCGCGGACCGGGTTTTCCGAAGCATCGAACTTTCGGAAAGCGTTCAAGAAATGGACCAACGAGCTACCCGCGGATTACCGTCGTCGCACGTCGCCTCGGACAAACTAG
- a CDS encoding MaoC family dehydratase, with translation MKDLTLAEVGEHVGEELGVSDWVTIDQPRISTFAACTGDDQWIHVDVERAKRESPFRGPIAHGYLALSMVTPLAIQIGVIPKDAAAGLNYGINKVRFIAPVPAGARVRLRTILLGAEPRDGGQIIMKTQNTLEIEGSEKPALIAETLALLLPGQSK, from the coding sequence ATGAAGGACCTAACCCTTGCCGAGGTCGGCGAGCACGTCGGAGAAGAACTCGGCGTTTCCGACTGGGTCACGATCGATCAGCCGCGCATCAGTACATTCGCGGCTTGCACCGGGGACGATCAATGGATTCACGTCGATGTTGAACGGGCGAAGCGCGAGAGCCCATTCCGCGGCCCGATCGCTCACGGCTACCTGGCGCTCTCGATGGTCACTCCGCTCGCCATTCAGATCGGAGTCATCCCAAAAGATGCCGCGGCCGGCCTGAACTACGGCATCAATAAGGTCCGCTTCATCGCGCCTGTACCGGCGGGCGCGCGGGTCCGTCTGCGCACCATTCTGCTCGGCGCCGAGCCTAGGGACGGCGGACAGATCATCATGAAAACGCAAAACACGCTCGAGATCGAAGGCTCTGAAAAGCCCGCTTTGATCGCCGAAACCCTCGCACTCTTGCTTCCCGGACAGAGCAAATGA
- a CDS encoding alpha/beta fold hydrolase, producing MSNAARFEEAPKDILFEQASRSTLALNPLIGLRGKDLFDSARILLKAMVNEPKVVTNQWLSFIGELGEIVSGKSERQPEAGDKRFVDPTWKSSALHSGLLKAYLALGNALNEFVNQSSLSDVDKERANLITTIWIDALSPTNNLLANPVAVRKLIDTGGKSLWRGFQHILEDIGKNGGLPSQVDRSAFKVGESLASTPGSVVFRNELLELIQYAPTTPNVWRRPLVITPPQINKYYAVDLAPDKSMIRFLLDSGIQTFCISWRNPTEEHRDWGLDTYVAAIDEAVDAVCDITGCDDVSMMGSCSGGITSSAYFATLGTANRAKIKNMILAVCILDCGTFGESSFGSLITTETMLAAKAASRLQGVLDGQDLARLFAWMRPNDLIWNYWVNNYLLGNPPPAFDILFWNADTTRLPARLHSDYIDLYATNPFVNPGKLILNGRAIDMGKAKVDSYVIAGVTDHITPWKAVYETARIMGDSTTFILANSGHLQSLINPPTNRKASYAIGPVNPGGPDAFLNSAEKRQGSWWLNWRDWLQERSDSQIEAPKSLGSKRHQVVGKAPGTYVFEQ from the coding sequence ATGAGTAACGCTGCCCGTTTCGAAGAGGCACCCAAGGACATTCTGTTCGAGCAGGCCTCGAGGAGCACGCTTGCGCTCAATCCGCTGATCGGCTTGCGCGGTAAAGATCTGTTCGACAGCGCCCGAATTCTTCTCAAAGCCATGGTCAACGAGCCGAAAGTAGTGACCAACCAATGGCTTTCCTTCATCGGCGAGTTGGGCGAGATTGTCAGCGGAAAGTCCGAGCGGCAGCCCGAAGCCGGCGACAAGCGGTTTGTCGATCCAACCTGGAAAAGCAGCGCCTTGCATAGCGGGCTGCTCAAGGCCTATCTGGCCTTGGGAAACGCACTCAACGAGTTCGTCAACCAGAGCAGCCTGAGCGACGTCGACAAGGAGCGCGCTAATCTCATCACGACCATCTGGATCGATGCACTTTCGCCGACCAACAATTTGCTGGCGAACCCGGTTGCGGTGCGCAAACTGATCGATACAGGCGGCAAGAGCTTATGGCGGGGCTTTCAGCATATTCTCGAGGACATCGGCAAGAATGGCGGCCTGCCTTCACAGGTGGATCGGTCCGCATTCAAGGTCGGCGAAAGCCTGGCCTCCACTCCCGGGTCGGTGGTTTTCCGCAACGAGCTTCTCGAGCTGATCCAGTACGCGCCGACGACGCCGAACGTGTGGCGAAGGCCGCTGGTGATAACGCCGCCGCAGATCAACAAGTACTATGCGGTCGATCTTGCGCCTGACAAGAGCATGATCCGCTTTCTGCTTGACAGCGGAATTCAGACCTTTTGCATCAGCTGGCGTAATCCGACGGAAGAGCATCGCGACTGGGGTCTTGATACCTATGTCGCGGCGATCGACGAAGCGGTTGACGCCGTGTGCGACATAACAGGCTGCGACGACGTCAGCATGATGGGCTCCTGCTCGGGCGGAATTACGTCCTCTGCCTATTTTGCGACGCTTGGGACTGCGAACAGAGCCAAGATCAAGAACATGATCCTGGCAGTTTGCATTCTCGATTGTGGCACATTCGGCGAAAGCTCGTTCGGTTCGCTGATCACCACGGAAACGATGCTTGCGGCCAAGGCAGCCTCCCGCCTGCAGGGAGTTCTGGACGGGCAGGATCTGGCGCGCCTGTTTGCGTGGATGCGGCCAAACGATCTGATCTGGAACTACTGGGTGAACAACTATCTACTCGGAAATCCGCCGCCGGCCTTTGACATCCTGTTCTGGAACGCGGACACGACGCGGCTGCCGGCTCGCCTCCATAGCGACTATATCGATCTCTATGCCACCAATCCCTTCGTCAATCCGGGCAAGCTGATCCTCAATGGCAGGGCCATCGATATGGGCAAGGCCAAGGTCGACAGCTATGTCATTGCCGGCGTCACCGATCATATCACGCCGTGGAAGGCGGTTTACGAAACGGCACGGATCATGGGCGATAGCACGACCTTCATCCTTGCGAACAGTGGTCACCTCCAGAGCCTCATCAACCCACCTACCAACAGGAAAGCCTCTTACGCGATCGGTCCGGTCAACCCGGGCGGCCCGGATGCTTTTCTGAACAGCGCGGAGAAGCGGCAGGGAAGCTGGTGGCTTAACTGGCGCGACTGGCTGCAGGAGCGGTCCGATAGTCAAATTGAGGCGCCGAAATCACTCGGCAGCAAGCGTCACCAAGTCGTTGGCAAGGCTCCAGGAACCTATGTCTTTGAACAGTGA
- the phaZ gene encoding poly(3-hydroxyalkanoate) depolymerase — MNSDSDAADKPVADGTLKPGASVMNSSGSSGGIEVRMIRVGGQLLNTAVKHSPGSRPPLLLFNGIGANWELAKPFLEALTDTPAIIFDIPGIGGSPLPLLPYRPSTIARLAARLVAELGYREVDVAGVSWGGGMAQQFAYQYPRVCRRLVLAATSAGAIMVPGSPGVIMRMATPRRYLDKRYLGKIAPQIYGGAFRDDPSLITRHANAIAGTRGIGYLYQLIAMTGWTSFPWLWRLRQPTLVLMGRDDPLVPLVNGRILAHLIPYARLEIVDDGHLFLVTRPAETAGIIEAFLAG; from the coding sequence TTGAACAGTGACAGCGATGCCGCCGATAAGCCTGTGGCGGACGGCACCTTGAAGCCGGGCGCGTCCGTCATGAACTCGAGCGGCTCCTCGGGCGGAATCGAGGTCCGCATGATCCGGGTGGGAGGCCAACTGCTCAACACTGCAGTGAAGCACTCGCCAGGCAGCCGGCCGCCGCTTCTGCTGTTCAACGGTATCGGCGCAAACTGGGAACTGGCGAAGCCTTTTCTCGAAGCGCTGACGGACACGCCGGCGATCATCTTTGACATACCCGGTATCGGCGGTTCGCCGCTGCCGTTGTTGCCTTACCGTCCTTCGACCATCGCACGCCTGGCTGCCCGTCTGGTCGCCGAATTGGGATATCGGGAAGTCGATGTCGCGGGCGTGTCCTGGGGCGGCGGCATGGCGCAGCAATTTGCGTATCAGTATCCCCGGGTCTGCCGGCGACTAGTGCTGGCGGCGACCTCGGCGGGCGCGATCATGGTGCCGGGCAGCCCTGGCGTGATCATGCGAATGGCGACGCCGCGACGGTATCTCGACAAGCGCTATCTGGGCAAAATCGCGCCCCAAATATACGGTGGCGCCTTTCGGGATGACCCGTCCCTGATCACCCGCCATGCCAACGCGATCGCGGGCACCCGCGGCATCGGGTATCTCTATCAGCTGATTGCCATGACGGGATGGACCAGCTTCCCGTGGTTGTGGCGGTTGCGCCAGCCGACCCTCGTTCTCATGGGGCGCGACGACCCGTTGGTGCCGCTGGTCAACGGTCGGATCCTTGCGCATCTCATCCCGTACGCCCGGCTGGAGATCGTCGATGACGGGCATCTGTTTCTCGTGACGCGCCCCGCCGAGACAGCCGGAATCATCGAGGCGTTTCTGGCGGGCTAG
- a CDS encoding GMC family oxidoreductase, giving the protein MNYREFDFVVVGAGSAGCVLASRLTEDPKITVCLLEAGGRDKSVLIHAPAGVVAMVPTKINNYAYQTVPQPGLNGRRGYQPRGKTLGGSSSINAMLYVRGNKWDYDRWASLGNPGWSYDDVLPLFKRAENNEQYKDSYHGQGGPLNVTYPRHESPFTKLFLDAAAMQQIRRNPDYNGAEQEGAFEYQVTHKNGERCSAAKAYITPNLSRKNLEVLTHAVSAKVVIENRRACGVSYYQGGELKEVRARREVILAGGAFGSPQLLQLSGIGAGEDLKQLGIPVVNELPGVGKNLQDHIDYVQSWRVPSDTETVGASLRCTAKLASAAIEWKRKRTGLVTTTYATAGAFFRSSQEVLVPDLQLVFVIALVDDHARKLHLGHGISCHVDVLRPYSRGTVGLNSTDPRDAPRIDPNFLSDERDLKLLIKGAQVQQSIIESKPFDRFRGKMLYPTRTDDPAGLENDIRRRADTQYHPVGTCKMGPESDPAAVVDARLRVRGVSGLRVVDASIMPTMVGGNTNAPTIMVAEKAADLIRENV; this is encoded by the coding sequence ATGAATTATCGTGAATTCGACTTCGTTGTTGTCGGCGCCGGTTCTGCCGGGTGCGTGTTAGCCTCTCGCCTTACAGAGGATCCAAAGATCACTGTGTGTCTGCTGGAAGCCGGCGGACGGGACAAGAGCGTCCTGATTCACGCGCCGGCGGGCGTCGTCGCGATGGTGCCAACCAAGATCAATAACTATGCGTACCAAACGGTGCCGCAGCCCGGTCTGAATGGCCGCCGCGGATATCAACCGCGCGGCAAGACCCTTGGGGGCTCAAGCTCGATCAATGCCATGCTTTATGTGCGGGGAAACAAGTGGGACTACGATCGCTGGGCCTCGCTGGGCAATCCCGGCTGGTCTTACGACGACGTCTTGCCGCTGTTCAAACGCGCCGAGAACAACGAACAGTATAAGGATAGCTACCACGGGCAGGGCGGCCCATTGAACGTTACCTATCCGCGTCACGAGAGCCCGTTTACCAAACTGTTCCTCGACGCCGCGGCCATGCAACAAATTCGGCGGAATCCTGATTACAACGGCGCCGAGCAAGAGGGCGCCTTCGAATACCAGGTCACCCACAAGAACGGCGAGCGCTGCAGTGCTGCCAAAGCCTACATCACCCCAAACCTGTCGCGCAAAAATCTCGAGGTTCTGACCCATGCCGTATCGGCAAAGGTAGTGATCGAGAATCGACGTGCGTGCGGCGTGTCGTACTACCAAGGGGGCGAACTGAAGGAGGTGCGGGCTCGACGGGAAGTGATCCTGGCGGGTGGGGCCTTTGGCTCACCGCAGCTTCTGCAGCTTTCCGGCATTGGCGCGGGCGAGGATCTGAAACAGCTCGGCATTCCGGTCGTGAATGAACTGCCTGGGGTTGGAAAGAATCTGCAGGACCACATCGATTATGTTCAATCATGGCGCGTGCCGAGCGACACCGAAACGGTTGGCGCTTCGCTCCGATGCACAGCGAAGCTGGCAAGCGCGGCTATCGAATGGAAGAGGAAGCGTACTGGCCTCGTGACAACGACCTATGCAACTGCCGGCGCGTTCTTTCGTTCGTCGCAGGAAGTTTTGGTGCCCGATCTGCAACTGGTCTTCGTCATCGCTCTCGTCGACGATCACGCGCGCAAGCTCCATCTGGGCCATGGCATCTCCTGCCATGTCGACGTCTTGCGCCCCTATAGCCGGGGTACGGTGGGGCTCAACAGCACCGATCCGCGCGATGCGCCCAGGATTGATCCCAATTTCCTTTCCGACGAACGCGATCTGAAGCTGTTGATCAAGGGAGCCCAGGTCCAGCAGAGCATCATCGAATCCAAGCCTTTCGATCGTTTCCGCGGCAAGATGCTGTACCCGACGCGGACCGACGATCCCGCCGGCTTGGAGAACGATATTCGCCGCCGTGCCGACACGCAGTATCACCCGGTCGGAACCTGCAAGATGGGTCCGGAGAGCGATCCGGCCGCCGTGGTCGATGCAAGGCTGCGAGTACGGGGCGTCAGCGGTTTGCGCGTAGTTGATGCGTCGATCATGCCGACGATGGTGGGTGGCAACACCAATGCTCCGACGATCATGGTTGCTGAAAAGGCCGCCGACCTAATCCGAGAAAATGTCTGA
- a CDS encoding alkyl/aryl-sulfatase, with protein MVASLFAITGCNNKAEVVITGGDSMPATLKANEKFAQELNLEDQQDFEDAKRGFIARPEGKILDANGNVLVDFDEFKFVEGKAPPTVNPSLWRHAILNAQIGLFKVTDGIYQLRGFDVGNMTLIEGKNGWIVVDALTCRESAAAALAFARKHLGDKPVSAIVFTHSHIDHFGGALGVAPAKEVAERNIPVVAPEGFMAEATSENVMVGTAMGRRSLYQFGKNLERSPKGMVDTGLGKAVAYGSFGILEPTQLITQASQELTLDGVRFVFYNVPGAEAPAELTFTVPDKKAYAGAENMAQTMHNLLPVRGAKVRDALRWAAYMEQALEQTRDSEVYFGQHNWPIWGQKRIAEFITKQRDLYKYTHDQTVRLINAGYTPREIADKIKLPKSLESYLGVRGYYGDLRHNVKAVYQFYLGAYDGNPANLNSLPPQESAKRYLDLIGGADKTVVAAQTAFDKGDYRWTAELLNHVVFAEPDHQAAKDLLARTYDQMGYMAEAATWRNSYLTAAAELRNGPPKKGIDRSGFIDMLSQTPIERFLEAMAAGLDGPAAEGKDLKVNLVFSDTKESFVLWIENAVLHHKKSEPAADANATLTLTKPIFIRMMAGTAGIKDFLFNDDLKIDGSRIDLVRFLTLIDKAPGTFAIVTK; from the coding sequence ATGGTCGCTTCGCTGTTTGCGATCACGGGCTGCAACAACAAGGCCGAGGTCGTCATCACGGGCGGAGATTCCATGCCGGCGACACTGAAGGCCAATGAGAAATTTGCGCAAGAGCTCAACCTTGAAGACCAGCAGGACTTCGAAGACGCCAAGCGCGGATTCATTGCACGGCCCGAAGGCAAGATTCTCGACGCAAATGGCAATGTGCTGGTCGATTTCGATGAGTTCAAGTTCGTCGAAGGCAAGGCTCCGCCCACCGTCAACCCGAGTCTGTGGCGTCATGCCATCCTCAATGCCCAGATCGGTCTGTTCAAGGTAACCGACGGAATCTACCAGTTGCGCGGCTTCGACGTCGGGAACATGACGCTGATCGAAGGCAAGAACGGGTGGATCGTCGTGGATGCACTGACCTGTCGCGAGAGCGCGGCCGCGGCATTGGCGTTTGCGCGCAAGCATTTGGGCGACAAGCCCGTCTCAGCAATCGTGTTCACGCATAGCCACATCGACCATTTCGGTGGCGCATTGGGCGTCGCACCGGCGAAGGAAGTCGCCGAACGGAACATTCCAGTCGTGGCCCCTGAAGGATTCATGGCGGAAGCTACCAGCGAGAATGTGATGGTCGGTACCGCAATGGGCAGACGTTCACTCTACCAGTTCGGCAAGAACCTGGAGCGTTCGCCCAAGGGTATGGTCGATACCGGCTTGGGCAAAGCCGTAGCCTACGGCTCGTTCGGCATTCTCGAGCCGACGCAGCTGATCACCCAGGCGTCGCAGGAGCTGACGCTCGACGGCGTGCGCTTCGTGTTCTATAACGTACCGGGCGCCGAAGCCCCCGCTGAGTTGACCTTCACGGTACCTGACAAGAAGGCCTATGCGGGCGCCGAGAATATGGCGCAAACGATGCACAATCTGCTGCCTGTCCGTGGCGCCAAGGTGCGCGATGCCCTTCGCTGGGCTGCCTACATGGAGCAGGCGCTGGAGCAGACCCGTGACTCCGAGGTCTATTTTGGTCAGCACAATTGGCCAATTTGGGGCCAGAAGCGCATCGCCGAGTTCATCACTAAGCAACGCGACCTATATAAATACACGCATGACCAAACCGTGCGTTTGATCAACGCCGGCTATACGCCACGCGAAATCGCCGACAAGATCAAATTGCCCAAGTCGCTAGAGTCGTATTTGGGCGTGCGGGGCTATTATGGCGACCTGCGCCACAATGTTAAGGCCGTGTACCAGTTCTATCTCGGCGCCTATGACGGCAACCCCGCTAATTTGAATTCGCTGCCGCCTCAGGAATCCGCCAAACGCTACCTGGATCTCATCGGCGGCGCGGACAAGACCGTCGTTGCCGCTCAAACGGCGTTCGACAAGGGTGACTACAGATGGACAGCCGAACTGCTGAACCATGTCGTTTTCGCTGAACCCGATCACCAGGCTGCCAAGGACCTGTTGGCTCGCACATACGATCAGATGGGTTATATGGCCGAGGCCGCAACGTGGCGAAACAGTTACCTGACGGCGGCAGCGGAGCTGCGCAATGGTCCGCCAAAAAAGGGCATAGATCGCTCGGGCTTCATCGACATGCTCTCGCAAACCCCTATCGAGCGGTTCCTCGAAGCGATGGCGGCAGGGCTGGACGGACCGGCTGCTGAAGGCAAGGATCTGAAGGTGAATCTTGTGTTCTCGGATACCAAGGAGTCATTCGTGCTTTGGATCGAGAACGCGGTTCTGCATCACAAGAAGTCCGAGCCCGCTGCCGATGCCAATGCGACGCTCACGCTGACCAAGCCCATCTTTATCAGGATGATGGCTGGCACCGCAGGCATAAAGGATTTCCTCTTCAACGACGACTTGAAGATCGATGGAAGCAGGATCGATTTGGTCCGCTTCCTGACCCTGATCGACAAGGCGCCGGGGACCTTTGCGATCGTAACGAAGTAA